ACATTTAATTCACCATCACTGCATCTGGGTCATGCCAGCAGTGCCACAGGATCCAGAACCACATGGCACTGCTGAGGAGCTCTGCTTGGAACGTCTGGCTCTTGGTGAGTTGTGGGAATTGCCTGTACTGGGCCTCTATGTGTGGTCCACCACCAGCTCTGAAAGGAAACAGAAAACCAGAGCACTGAGGGTATCACTGTTTTCACCCCATCACTGTATACCAGCATGTAGCTACGCTCTACACATTTGATGAAACCCAACAACCCAATGGGTTAACATCTGATCATGGCGCCTACCTCTGGATACTTGTTTGGTATGCCTACTGTCAGACTGCTAGCTAGTTATAAGCTATAGCCTAACGTTACTGTTTAAAGCTAAGATGACAGTGATGAATATGTGTACAGCTGACGTGTGATTGATAATGTTTCTTTAATTATGAAGGACGACATTAAAGTCAACCTTTCGTCGCTAGCTGTTATCTAACGTTTACATTATAACACCAGTTAATTAAGCTACTTACTTTCGGGTTACTATTTTCTGAGGTCCACGTGTAAGAAGCTGCGTCCCGGCCCTAAGGACACCCATGGCCCTTCCTAAAGAAGACATCGTTTTTTCTGTTCCCCCAGTGTTGTTTTCTCATAAATGTCGTTCCACCTTGACACAGAGGTCCAACCAACCAACAACGAGCGCTATGATTGGTCGAGATGGAGGGTTGTTCAGAAAATGGATCGACTCGTGTCGTTTTCACTTTTGCACACTAGATGGAGACAAAGCCCTTTATATGTATATTAGGTAGTTACAGAAGATGATTTTTTTATGCATGTATGAAACTCTTAAAAGGGAATCGTATAGGAaatattgggggggggggaaatgtatTTCATTTTTCATATGAACATGTAATGCTGGAAGTTTGTGTTGTGATATGGTGAATTAATGCATGCGTGCTTCTGTGCAAACTTTCACAAACTGACAACTGAGCAAGGACGGTTGGTGGTCATGGCAGTCCCTCCAATTCCCTTCCTCTTCATTACAGGTTTTATGTTGGAACGTCATGCACCTCCTTCCTTTGTTTACATGTCTTCCATGACATGGGTGCGCAGTGCATTTGTTTTGTGTCCAGTATAGTAAATTCAGGTGGAGGGAAATTATAGGACGGCAGTCAGGTTTAATGAATAATCAAGTGACAAAAGACAGGCATAACAGGTACAAATGGTTAATGAGCATTTAAATTACGAGAGCAATTCTTCTCTGGGATAATTGTGAAGAGTCTATTCGCCATTTACTGATTAATGAATGTGAGAACCGAGTGGGACAACATGGCGGAAAGCTCCAAGCCCCCTATCAACAGCTAAACGGTTCGACAGTTGCTTTTGTCCTTGGGGAAAATCTTACTAAAATATCAAATTTGCAATTAACTTCGCGTTCCATCAGGTGTAATGTATCCAACTGTAATCGAATTGTTACTTTAAAGTCCTGCAAAAATTTGAAGTTTCTTCCCTTTCATGCCAGTGTTCAGTTCAGCTTTTGTTGGACACTTTTACATTTTCATAGACAATGACCGTAATTCCATCCATCCATGTTTCGACTTATGT
This DNA window, taken from Salvelinus namaycush isolate Seneca chromosome 38, SaNama_1.0, whole genome shotgun sequence, encodes the following:
- the LOC120031904 gene encoding NADH dehydrogenase [ubiquinone] 1 beta subcomplex subunit 2, mitochondrial-like yields the protein MSSLGRAMGVLRAGTQLLTRGPQKIVTRKAGGGPHIEAQYRQFPQLTKSQTFQAELLSSAMWFWILWHCWHDPDAVMGHFPWPDASAWTDQELGIPADDEE